The genome window GACTGAATTTGACTGTACAGCATTCATCATTATGTCTCAGGCATTCATTTTCCCTCCATTACTGTCCCTCTGTAGTGTGAGATACAGTGAACTATTTATGGAATGAAAGTGACCTTAGATGCTACTATACGCACAAGCTCTATGTTAAGAATCCATGCTGTTACAGTTACCAAAGATGAAAAAGGCCATTCCACGTCGTTTCAGCTACCAGCATTCAGCACACCATCTCAGAATTGGCTGATATTTTTCTGTTCTTGAACACTCTGACATGACCAATCCTAAAATGTTAAGCTCTTCTGTCATGTCAGCGGGTGTTCTTCAAAGACAAAAAATATCAGGCAATTCTGAAATGGTGGGATGTAAAGATGTTCCCAATTTGACTGAAATGACCTGGAATGACCCAGAAGGTGTTATTCACAAGTCCGTCTATATTGGCCTTTCCCTGAGGTCATACAAAATCTTATGCTCTGCAGCACTTGTTTAGATCAATGACTTGTTGAACAGTTAATTCACCTATAACAAACAGTAGTAGCTACAAAGATTGTATATTGTTATTAATAACGTGTACATGTTGAGAGTAAAGTTGTATATTGCGTCAAAATATATCTTATTCTTATGTCTGTATTTCCTTTAATATGTACATAAACATTCTGACCGCTTGGGGCCTAAAATGGCAATACAGTTTCATGTTTCTTTGCCACCGGTAGATGGAGGGTGTCGTCACAGACCAGCATTATTAATAAACCGGTAGCAATAGGTTAGAAAAGTGAAAACAACTCCTTGCCTAATGGTACCTTAGTCTGAGTTTTGTTAGATCCAGTATAGGCTATACTGTTCATTTTTCAAATCCATAGTCAAGCTATGGTAGTAAAGCATTTTGGGCTTGTCCTCTATGCCTGGAAGCAGTCACGTTTCAGCAGCCTACTGGAAAGAAACCTGTAACAAAAATAGACCAAaggggctaaattgctattatcTGACTAGACTAGTCCATTTATGTGCTATTCTTAAAAATGGCACTTAAAATCAGTTTAaggttatatatattttttgttacaCGTGTACACACCGTTTTACGGTAGTCTTTCACAGCAGCAAAATCAGTTCAGCCATAGCAAGAAGAAGCATTTGCTGCACTCTACAGGGATACGCAACCTGCTGTAACCACATCGCTGGGAGGGGTTGACGGACCCGTTAGTTTGCTATCTCCGCCTGCTCATGAAACCTACGGATATGCCAAAGGAGGGAGCGGAGATGACTGAAGAAACTGAGCAGATGATTGAGAAAAATTGTGCAAAAGAACCAGAGAATGTCGCGTCTCCGGGGGATGCCAAAGAAATGCGCGTCGTAGTGCTTACTAGCTTTGGGGGTCTCAACAAACTCCGGGTAACCAAGAAACCGATGCCAGATCCACAGGAAGGAGAAGTCAAAATTCGCGTTAAAGCATGGTAAATAAATTACAGTCTTTTGTGGATAAGCTGGTTACTCAAGGTACTTACAATTCAGAGTTAGAGGAAATTATAGTTGGATGTGGAACTTTGTGAAGCTGGCAGGATTCCAGCAACATGTTGCATTAGGCATCAGCAGATATTTGGTCCATGATTAAGTGGTGTGTTTTTACTCACTTCCATCAGTTTTTCTGGAGCCTCTCTGCATTGTTTAGGATATTGCCTAATTAGTAATACCATAGTGTTTCAAAATTGCTCATTTGCGTGTAAGCTGCATCTCTTGGTTTACTATTGATCCAACCCGATCAATAAATCAACAGTGATTAAGTTAGAAATACTGTAGGGAGCAAGCGTGCAAGATTAATGTTGGAGAAAATTATCAGGTCAAGTAGCCTACCTCTCGTTGTCATTAAGCCTAGCGCACACATCAATTTAGGGTAGGCTAATCTTGTTTATTTGGAGAGATTGCCTAACTATTTCAGTGGGGAGAGCATATGACATTTCCAAATCTACACTGCTGCTAGGCGAAACACATTTAATATGCACATGTATATAAATTGTTTAATATGGATCAATCAAATATAAATCCACAACACGTGAATTAATGAATAAGCTAATCTAACACCCACACCAGCCATTAGTTTAGGACTACCtcttgaaaacacaacacaacaaggGATTTGACCCTCTTATCTTTTCGTGGGAGGTAGGCCTAACCTTTCCCGTTGTTATTTGTTCTGCTATAGTAGCCTTTTTCAGGGACAGAGTGATGGGAAATGTATCTCATGCATACCTATTAAGTGCCCATGTGTATCTCATGTGCGAGTGAAAAATATTTTAGAGCCAATGAACTTTTCATTTAGGCAATATTTCACTTATAGGCTAATAGGTATTTTATGCAATTCTGTGAAATTGACTTAAATGAGACTGAGGACTCTAAGACTGACTAAAACTATCTGTTCCTTCTcattcatttttgttttctgaGCTGACAAACAACCTCTTAAAATGTATAGGATTTATTACATGTTTATGATGATTGGGGTTTTGCACTGTCCATGTAGCAAATATGAGTTTTCATTTGAGATTTATCTTGGCAGTGGCTTGAACTTTCTGGACCTCATGGTTCGACAAGGAAATATTGATAATCCTCCCAAGACTCCTCTTGTACCTGGTTTTGAATGCTCAGGCATTGTAGAGGCTCTGGGAGACAACACAACAGGATTTGAGGTAGGTGAATCACCCTCCGATGACTCACTGACGCCCCATCGGAAATAACAGCAGGCCTTTGTGTAAACTACCATTTTAAAAGTACGCTTTTAAAGTATACACATGGACTTAATCTACAAATACTTTGATTTCTTGAACAGTTGTGGTTGAAAGAAATCCGTTTTCATAGTAAAATGGTTTGATCAATTTAACATGGACAACAAATGCATGATCAGCCTATCATCCAGGTTGTCTTTAAACTGAAATGCATCAAGCACATCATTTTAatccctaataataataataataatattttatttctattgGATTTTTCAAGCAAATGTAAGCACAAAATGCTTTACAAAAAGgtacaaaacattacaaaaaaacatacaaaacatttaagtcatttaaataaattaaatggaGAAAAATAATGTTAAAATGGTGAAAATCATCCAATGGTTATGATTACAATCAGCTGGATAATTCACCATTGTTTATTGATATCTTTGacttttgtctgtttttcacATGTGAACATGTGTTATTACATGTGAATGTGATGAgtttacagtatacagtatgatTGAAGTGCTATTATATGGTGGGCGGGCTGCTCCCATAAGTCAGCCAAAGTGTGTTTTCCATGTCAGCCTCTAACCTTGATCAGATGGGTGCTGTTATTCTCCACAGATTGGCGACCGGGTCATGGCATTTGTGAATTACAATGCCTGGGCTGAGGTGGTCTGTACGccactggattttgtatacaagaTCCCCGATGATATGACTTTCACTGAGGCCGCTGCCTTTTCCATGAACTTTGTGGCCGCCTACATGATGTTGTTTGAAGTTGCCAACCTCCGAGAGGGCATGTCAGTGTTGGTGCACTCAGCAGGAGGAGGTGTGGTACGTTACCTGCCCGTGTTCTCAAAAGATGTTTAAGTGACTTGTACTGTAAGTGCTTGTAAGTGACTGACTAATAATGACTTGTACGATATTTATTTGGGACATCAATTTCAGCTTCAGGTCATACCCAGCTTGTTAAATGCTAGCAGCACTTCCAGCTTCAAACTATATGCCACTGTGTGAATGAATCATCTCAGTTAGTGTGCTGTCATTTTACTGTGAACAGATATGACCTTCAGGTCATGACCTGTATCCCCTCCTATCTTTCTCATCTGCATATAGCAAGAGATTAAAAATAATTCACATAGTTGTTATTCACACACTCTCCTGGATATCATTTTCAGGGTCAAGCTGTTGCTCAGCTCTGCTCAACTGTTCCCAACGTCACCTTGTTTGGCACTGCCTCACCCTGTAAACACGAGGCCATCAAAGACTCGGTGACTCACCTGTTCGACAGAAACATCGATTATGTGCCAGAAGTGAAAAAGTAAGGAATCTTTTGCCAATACCAACTACTCAGACATGTTGCATGCTACTGAGAGAAAATAAACCCTATATCTCAACTCTCGTTTAAAGTCAGTTATGTGGTTTAGAgtgtgataataataataataataataataataataataataatacatgtattttttttatagcgCTTTTCTAGACACTCAAAGACGCTTAACAGTTTTGATTACATAGATACAACAAACAGACAAGGTACATAGACAAGGTTACATGAcagacaaaagaaaagaaaatggacaAAACAGAGGCAAAGCTAGAAAGGTTGGCAATAAAAAGGAGGGGAACACTGAGAAAGTCTCAATATGCAATGGAAGTTTCAATAGCAGAATATAAGACAGGGAAGGACTCCTTAGATGAAGGGGATGGGAATTGTATGGTAAATGTATGCAGATGCAAGTTGATAGTCGTAATGCTAATATGATCATAGAAGCCACGTCAGTATTGTGCGGATGGATCATTACCCATAATTGAGTGCGGGTCTGTGTGGCCATGGTCGCCATGGCAACACatcgagggagagggagggaaggtgtTTCTTAAGGGAGGAGTGCCCATAGTATCTAAATGTAGCAACTGGCAGCAGCTGATGTGACATGTGCAGCAGCTGGACCAATGAAGAGTCTTTCTGTTAAAAAATCCTATCATGGTTCACAATAGAGGTTGTAGAAGAACTTGAGTTCTCTGTGCTACTTCTTTTGAATACCTTGTCCATGGAGTGAATAGAGCTCCTCAAGACTTTTGACAACTCCCTATGAGATTGTTTTTGTTAATTGTATTCCTTAACAGGTAACAGGTGTGATTTATTAGTAATTTGGTCAAGGCTGATATATCCAGGCCTTTTGTGTGGGATCATGCCAGGGATGTATACGATTCATCATTGAGTGAAATACTTGGAGAAATATCTCTAAAGCTTGAGTATGAGAACCATCATCACAGTACTTAACCAATGCAGTACACGTTAAAGAATATCAAACCAGggagtgtgagggagggagggggagcttAATACTTCTTTCATCTCCATGACCCCCACATTCTTCTCAGGATCAGCACAAAAGTAAAATTAAATTGGTTTCAAGTCATTCAGTCCACACAGGCCATAGGCATCACAAGACTGCTAAATCAGGCTGCCACACACGCTGCCCAGCCAATGGGAAAGTATTAGGACCTCTTGAACATAGCGTGCTTTTCATTCCTGCCCAGTTTTTCCAATGCCTTAGTCATTGTATGGAAAGAAATATACCTATTAGTTGTAGGTTATATAAACAGCAAGTTAAATTTCCATTTGATCCATTCCATGCGTTCTGCTGGCATTTTGCGTCAGACTGCTAGCCGTTCCTCTTTCATTATGGGCCCATGTTATGCCTGCCACATCGGGGCACCAGGCGGGGCGTTACGTGTCTTTAGTTTGTGACCAACGCAGTTGTCATCTTCCTATCAGGTGCGCACGTTGTCTAAATAGTGAATCAATATAAGCACCCAAGGGTGTGTCAGTGTCAGATGCTCTCATTAGTTTATTGGATGAATTAAGAAACGTAAGTAACCAATTTGAACCATACGCCTGGCATCTGATCATTTATTCTTTCTTTAAATTAGCAAAAGTGGACTTCAACCATACACTTGACTAGGGCCCTAGAACTCCTTAAAGTGGATAAATTGTTTTACTCAGCCCATAGTTGGGGATTAGGATCTTCATGAGGAAAGTTGAAATATGTGGGGTATGATGGAAGCGTGTGGTTAGGTACACTCTGCAGGCTGATTTTGAGATGAGATGCTTCCTTGTGTTTTTATTAAATATCTTGGCCTTGGGTGCTGAATGCTGCCTAGGCCTCTCAAAAGAAGAGAGACTGATGGAATGTCATgtgcccccccaccaccacccaggaTCTCTCCAGAGGGGGTAGACATTGTACTGGATTGCTTATGCGGAGAGAATACTGGGAAAGGCCTGAGCCTTCTCAAGCCCCTGGGAACGTACATCCTTTATGGTAGGTATGGAGCCCATGCCATGAGCCAGCCTTCTAAAAAACTTTTGCCCAAGCACAGACAGATGTCTGTTTTGATAGGCATCTGTATGCCCTCATTACATGACTTGTTTTGCGGTCATTGCTGGCATCTCCCAAGTGGACTGAGTTCTACTGACTTAAGATCATGGCTGTCAAATAGGGTTTAAAAGTCAAAACCACAACAAATTAGCATTTGCCATTTAATGTATTAAAATGTGCTATTAACTTGTTATCTAAGAGATTGAATATTTAATTGTTCACCTTTAAGTTTGCTAGTTTGAAAGAGAACCCTAAATCTGTTCTGTGTTTTTTAATGAGTTGTACAATGACATTTATgtctcactctgtttctctgtaaTACAGTAGCATGGCATTGAATAATGAATTCCAGTTGAATATGACTTGTTTCCAGGCTCATCAAACATGGTAACAGGAGAGACAAAAAGTTTCTTCAGCTTTGCCAAATCTGTGAGTACTGCCTCAAGTAACTTTATTGTcataaaaaagaatgaaaaaaataaatgcattcccATGTATAGGCCCCCGCTGTATGTTAACCTCATAACcgaagaaatttagcaaaagcaatgtataaaccttggttaatgggtgggaaattacggtattcTGTGATGTCTTATGGTTTCATTGGAATCCTATTCAAATAAAAGTAACAGGTTTTTCCTGATCACTCATATGAATGGGACACTTTTGAAACGTATGGACTTGAATATTTTCTATgttgttttctccagtggtggcAAGTGGAGAAGGTGAACCCCATTAAGCTCTATGATGAGAACAAAGTCATGGCTGGGTTCTCGCTCCTGAACCTCCTCTTTAAGCAGGGTGGATGCAGCCAGGTGAAGAACGCGGTCCACAAACTCTTTTCCCTTTACAACGAGAAGAAGATAAAACCTCTCGTAGACTCCCTATGGGCACTGGAGGAGGTAAGTAGTACTAGTAATAGTACTTACTGTACTATTATTAATAAGATTTATTTATCGAATTGCCACGAGTTTCATTCAGAGATGCATCATTTTAGTACTTGAGTTCTTTGTATCATTTGGCGACAAACAGAAAATTGCCCTCCTGCTTAGTTTACCCTTCGCTATGGTGATAACAGGTGACAGGAGCACACGGAAGCTGATCAAACGATCATGTGCCGACCATCTGGATTATATCCAGTCGAGTCATGCCAGTGCCATG of Alosa alosa isolate M-15738 ecotype Scorff River chromosome 14, AALO_Geno_1.1, whole genome shotgun sequence contains these proteins:
- the vat1l gene encoding synaptic vesicle membrane protein VAT-1 homolog-like; amino-acid sequence: MKPTDMPKEGAEMTEETEQMIEKNCAKEPENVASPGDAKEMRVVVLTSFGGLNKLRVTKKPMPDPQEGEVKIRVKACGLNFLDLMVRQGNIDNPPKTPLVPGFECSGIVEALGDNTTGFEIGDRVMAFVNYNAWAEVVCTPLDFVYKIPDDMTFTEAAAFSMNFVAAYMMLFEVANLREGMSVLVHSAGGGVGQAVAQLCSTVPNVTLFGTASPCKHEAIKDSVTHLFDRNIDYVPEVKKISPEGVDIVLDCLCGENTGKGLSLLKPLGTYILYGSSNMVTGETKSFFSFAKSWWQVEKVNPIKLYDENKVMAGFSLLNLLFKQGGCSQVKNAVHKLFSLYNEKKIKPLVDSLWALEEVKEAMQRIHDRGNIGKLILDVEKSPTPLMANDSTETSEAGEEEEEHEGDNENKERMPFIQ